In one window of Pseudomonas chlororaphis subsp. chlororaphis DNA:
- a CDS encoding helix-turn-helix domain-containing protein — MQIRPIHTDQDYRAALKQVSALFDNEPEPGTAEGDYFDVMITLIEAYEAKHFPIDLPNPIDAIKFRMEQSGLSAADLAPAIGRTNRVYEVLNGKRALTLPMIWKLHQLFGIPAESLIKPVKSV; from the coding sequence ATGCAGATTCGCCCCATCCACACCGATCAGGATTACCGCGCGGCACTCAAGCAGGTGTCGGCGCTGTTCGATAACGAGCCCGAACCCGGCACCGCAGAAGGCGACTACTTCGACGTGATGATCACCCTGATCGAAGCCTATGAAGCCAAGCACTTCCCCATCGACCTGCCCAACCCGATCGATGCCATCAAGTTCCGCATGGAGCAATCGGGCCTGTCGGCCGCCGACCTGGCACCGGCCATCGGCCGAACCAACCGGGTCTACGAAGTGCTCAACGGCAAACGCGCCCTGACCCTACCAATGATCTGGAAACTGCACCAACTGTTCGGCATCCCCGCCGAGAGCCTGATCAAGCCGGTGAAATCGGTCTGA
- a CDS encoding polyphenol oxidase family protein, protein MSFQAPVLKQIPGIRHEFSRIGATKPANLFFCSQAHTGEVVEASTTLPSGIIRGDAVFTRTGRPIAVITADCLPLLISSEDASWVAAVHAGWKGLHGGIIDNVLQHFAAKGIAAHQLRVAFGPSIKPCCYEVSPDFINTLSATQGHLWSPEQTPWSQERPAPRLPPEIAPPAPTRPDSLWFDLSLYALNLLRAAGIDEEQIEHCEHCTYCSSATLASYRRRGHRGEEKSFQYSWIGRA, encoded by the coding sequence ATGAGTTTCCAGGCGCCAGTGTTGAAGCAGATACCGGGCATCCGTCACGAGTTTTCGCGTATCGGGGCAACAAAGCCCGCCAACCTGTTCTTCTGCTCCCAGGCCCACACCGGCGAGGTGGTGGAGGCCAGCACCACCCTGCCCAGCGGCATCATCCGCGGCGACGCGGTGTTCACCCGCACCGGTCGCCCCATTGCGGTGATCACCGCCGACTGCCTGCCGCTGCTGATCAGCAGCGAAGACGCCTCGTGGGTCGCCGCGGTCCATGCCGGCTGGAAAGGCTTGCACGGCGGCATCATCGACAATGTGCTGCAGCACTTCGCCGCCAAGGGCATCGCCGCCCATCAGCTGCGCGTGGCGTTCGGCCCGTCGATCAAGCCTTGCTGCTACGAAGTCAGCCCGGATTTCATTAACACCCTGTCGGCCACCCAAGGCCACCTGTGGTCGCCGGAGCAGACACCCTGGAGCCAGGAGCGCCCCGCGCCACGGCTGCCCCCGGAGATTGCCCCGCCAGCGCCGACCCGGCCGGACTCGCTGTGGTTCGACCTGAGCCTCTATGCCCTGAACCTGTTGCGCGCGGCAGGCATCGATGAGGAACAGATCGAACACTGCGAGCACTGCACCTACTGTTCCAGCGCGACCCTGGCCAGCTATCGCCGCCGCGGCCACCGGGGCGAGGAGAAGTCCTTCCAGTATTCCTGGATCGGGCGCGCCTGA
- a CDS encoding gamma-glutamylcyclotransferase family protein, which yields MSVATEASQYLFSYGTLQDKAVQLANFGRELEGNADALPGYEQAWVQITDPQVLATSGKTHHPILRPGSAASAPIPGTVFRITAQELAAADSYEVADYKRVSVVLLSGIEAWVYVSV from the coding sequence ATGAGCGTTGCCACTGAAGCGTCGCAGTACCTGTTTTCCTACGGCACCTTGCAGGACAAGGCCGTGCAACTGGCCAACTTCGGTCGCGAGCTGGAGGGCAACGCGGACGCGCTGCCGGGGTATGAACAGGCCTGGGTGCAGATCACCGACCCCCAGGTGCTGGCCACCAGCGGCAAGACCCATCACCCGATCCTGCGCCCGGGCAGCGCGGCCAGCGCGCCGATCCCGGGCACGGTGTTTCGCATTACTGCCCAGGAGCTGGCCGCGGCGGACAGCTACGAGGTGGCGGACTACAAGCGCGTGAGCGTGGTGCTGCTGTCCGGGATCGAGGCGTGGGTGTATGTGAGCGTTTGA
- the ddlA gene encoding D-alanine--D-alanine ligase, which yields MSKLRVGIIFGGRSAEHEVSLQSARNIVDALDRERFEPVLIGIDKNGHWHLNDTSNFLINQENPALIALNRSNRELAVVPGKASQQLVETSSQELLGHVDVIFPIVHGTLGEDGCLQGLLRMADLPFVGSDVLGSAVCMDKDISKRLLRDAGLAVTPFITLNRATAARTDFALAQGKLGLPMFVKPANQGSSVGVSKVTSAAEYHAAIELALGFDEKVLVESAVSGREIECAVLGNDQPIASGCGEIVVGSGFYSYDSKYIDDQAAQVVVPADLSEEVSERIRTLAVEAFQVLGCSGLARVDVFLTQGGEVLINEINSLPGFTRISMYPKLWQAAGMTYSELVSRLIELALERHAARQALKISR from the coding sequence ATGAGCAAGCTGCGGGTCGGGATTATTTTTGGTGGCCGTTCGGCCGAACACGAAGTGTCGCTGCAATCGGCGCGCAACATCGTCGATGCGCTGGATCGCGAGCGCTTCGAACCGGTGTTGATCGGCATCGACAAGAACGGCCACTGGCACCTCAACGACACCTCGAACTTCCTGATCAACCAGGAAAACCCGGCGCTGATCGCCCTCAACCGGTCCAACCGCGAACTGGCGGTGGTGCCGGGCAAGGCCAGCCAGCAACTGGTGGAAACCTCCAGCCAGGAACTGCTGGGCCACGTCGATGTGATTTTCCCCATCGTCCACGGCACCCTCGGCGAAGACGGTTGCCTGCAGGGTCTGCTGCGCATGGCCGACCTGCCGTTCGTGGGTTCCGATGTGCTGGGTTCGGCGGTGTGCATGGACAAGGACATCAGCAAGCGCCTGCTGCGCGATGCCGGCCTGGCGGTGACGCCTTTTATCACCCTGAACCGGGCCACCGCGGCGCGCACCGACTTTGCCCTGGCGCAGGGCAAACTGGGCCTGCCGATGTTCGTCAAGCCGGCGAACCAGGGCTCGTCCGTGGGCGTGAGCAAGGTCACCAGCGCGGCGGAATACCACGCGGCGATCGAGCTGGCGCTGGGTTTCGATGAAAAGGTCTTGGTGGAGTCGGCGGTCAGCGGTCGCGAGATCGAATGCGCGGTGCTGGGCAACGATCAGCCGATCGCCAGCGGTTGTGGGGAAATCGTGGTCGGTAGCGGTTTTTATTCCTACGACAGCAAATATATCGACGACCAGGCGGCCCAGGTGGTGGTGCCGGCGGACCTCAGCGAAGAGGTCAGCGAGCGGATTCGCACCCTGGCGGTCGAGGCGTTCCAGGTGCTGGGCTGTTCGGGGCTGGCGCGGGTCGATGTGTTCCTGACCCAGGGTGGCGAAGTGCTGATCAACGAGATCAATTCGCTGCCCGGTTTCACCCGCATCAGCATGTATCCGAAGCTGTGGCAGGCCGCGGGCATGACCTATAGCGAACTGGTCAGCCGCCTGATCGAGTTGGCGCTGGAGCGCCATGCGGCGCGCCAGGCATTGAAAATCAGCCGTTGA
- a CDS encoding GNAT family N-acetyltransferase — MSFAFRPVQDRDIPRICGFARDPGELFFFFPAATWPLTHEQLRDAIAQRSDSTVIERDGQVLGFANFYQWGTHGTCTIGNVIVDPEARGAGVAGQLIGEMLRIARDKHQAAQVTLSCFNDNVAGLLLYPKIGFVPFAIEERRNKQNERVALIHLRHQPA, encoded by the coding sequence ATGAGCTTTGCTTTTCGCCCCGTGCAGGATCGGGATATTCCACGGATCTGTGGTTTTGCCCGGGATCCCGGCGAGTTGTTTTTCTTTTTCCCGGCGGCCACCTGGCCGCTGACCCACGAGCAACTGCGCGACGCCATTGCCCAGCGCTCTGATTCGACCGTGATCGAGCGGGACGGCCAGGTGCTGGGTTTCGCCAACTTCTACCAATGGGGCACCCACGGCACCTGCACCATCGGCAATGTCATCGTCGATCCCGAGGCCCGCGGCGCGGGTGTCGCCGGGCAACTGATCGGCGAGATGCTGCGCATTGCCCGGGACAAGCACCAGGCCGCGCAGGTGACCCTGTCCTGCTTCAATGACAACGTGGCGGGCCTGCTGCTGTATCCCAAGATCGGTTTCGTGCCGTTCGCCATCGAAGAACGCCGGAACAAACAAAATGAGCGGGTGGCGCTGATTCACCTGCGACATCAGCCGGCTTGA